The nucleotide sequence TGTCTACCAACTCGGCCCGTTCGGCACAGCGGCGAGAAAGCTCAAGGGTTGGGACCTGAAGCCATGATGAGAAGCGAAGAGACTGGATCCGCCTCGGGTCGCCGCCGTCTCGCACGGTCAGCGACCTATTTCACCACCCCCGCTTCCTCGGTGGAGGCTCGTATGGCGGCGGGAAAGGCACTCCGCGCTAGGGTGTCCCACGAGCGCCACGGGGAATACGAACCGCCGGTGAAGCGGGAAGACCCCGTCGCGATCCTGGAAGAGCAGGCGAAGGCGCGGCTGCCTTCCCTGATCCCTATCCGGTACGCCCGGATGCTGGCAACCCCCTTCGCCTTCCTGAGAGGCTCCGCGGCCGTGATGGCGGCGGATCTCTCGCGCACTCCCGTGACGGGTCTGAAAGTCCAGGCCTGCGGGGATATGCACGTGGCCAACTTCGGTGTCTTCGCATCGGCCGAGCGCAACCTCGTCTTCGGCATCAACGATTTCGACGAAACCCTGCCCGGGCCATGGGAATGGGACCTCAAGCGCCTGGCCGCCAGCGCCGTGGTGGCGTGTCGGGTCCTGGGAGGGGACAGGACCCTCTGCGAGGAGGCGGCGCGCGCCGCCGTCCGGAGCTACCGGAAGCGGATGAGAGAATTCGCTTTCATGGGGCACCGGGACGTCTGGTACTCCCGTATCGGCGAGCAAGACATCCTCGCGGGGCTGTCCCCGGGCGCGAGGGCACGGGCCGAATCGATCATGGCCAAAGCGGAGCGGTCGGGCAGCGTGCAGAAGCTCGGCAAGATGACCAAGATCGTGAATGGTGGGCCGCGCCTCGTGGAGGAGAAACCTCTCATCGTCCGTGAGACGCACATGCCCGACGGCAGGCCGGTCTTGGAGATGCTCGCCTCGACGCTGGACCGCTATCTCCAGTCCCTCCCGGAGGAGCGCCGGACCCTGCTGCTCCGGTACCGCGCCCTCGACGTGGCACGCAAGGTCGTGGGCGTGGGGAGCGTCGGCACCCGCTGCTGGCTGCTCCTGATGAGAGGGAACGGTCCCGAAGACCTCCTCTTCCTCCAGTACAAGGAGGCCCAGCGCTCGGTCCTGGCTCCCTACTCGAAGACCCCCGCCTGGGAGTGCGAGGGCAGGCGCGTCGTAGTCGGCCAGCGGCTCATCCAGGGCGCTCCGGACATCTTCCTGGGCTGGGGGATCAACCTGGAGGGGATCCATTTCTACATGCGGCAACTCAGGGACATGAAGGGCGGCTACGATTTCGACCCGACCAAGGTGCGGGTGAGGAACTTCCCCCAATACTGCAAGTTGTGCGGATGGGCGCTTGCTCTGGCGCACGCCAAATCGGGCGACCCCGCCCTCATCGCGGGCTACCTCGGCAAGAGCGACCGCATGGACGAAGCCGTCACGCGCTTCGCCTTCGCCTATGCCAGGCAGAACGAGCGCGACTGCGAAGCCTTCGCCAAGGCGGCCAAGGCGAAGCGGATCCAAGCGGCAGAAACGGCGTGACGGAGGTGATTTTGTGGGATGGCAGGCCGTCTTCACAACAGCGACGGTGCTAGCTGCCGCATCGGGGTGTTTCCGCAAACCCGGCGGCTTGTGACGGGCTCGGCGTGAACTTGCGGTCGTATGTAGCCTGCGGGACAAACCCGGACTCCAAGGGGACCCGGAGGTGCGACGGAAATGCGGAAGGGAGCTGAACATGAAGACCACACGACACCTCCTCGCCGCCGCGCTGGTCGCGGCGCAGGTGCTGCGGCTCGAGCTGGATGATGCGGTCGGCTTGACCGCCGTGGGTGGAGGCCCTCATGTCGGAGCCTGAATCGGCAGGAGATGGACCCATGGGGACCACCCGCCGGCTTGGAAGCGCGCTGATTGGACTCCTGCACACGCGGGCCGAGTTGTTCAAGGTCGAGTTGCAGGAGGAGAAGCTTCGGGCCATCCGCTTTGTGGTGTGGGTCTGTGCGGCCGTCGCGATCGGCGCCGGGGGCATCCTGGTCGCCGTTGGCGGGCTCGCACTATTCCTGTGGGAAGTGGCCGGTTATTGGGGCCTCATCG is from Terriglobales bacterium and encodes:
- a CDS encoding DUF2252 domain-containing protein translates to MAAGKALRARVSHERHGEYEPPVKREDPVAILEEQAKARLPSLIPIRYARMLATPFAFLRGSAAVMAADLSRTPVTGLKVQACGDMHVANFGVFASAERNLVFGINDFDETLPGPWEWDLKRLAASAVVACRVLGGDRTLCEEAARAAVRSYRKRMREFAFMGHRDVWYSRIGEQDILAGLSPGARARAESIMAKAERSGSVQKLGKMTKIVNGGPRLVEEKPLIVRETHMPDGRPVLEMLASTLDRYLQSLPEERRTLLLRYRALDVARKVVGVGSVGTRCWLLLMRGNGPEDLLFLQYKEAQRSVLAPYSKTPAWECEGRRVVVGQRLIQGAPDIFLGWGINLEGIHFYMRQLRDMKGGYDFDPTKVRVRNFPQYCKLCGWALALAHAKSGDPALIAGYLGKSDRMDEAVTRFAFAYARQNERDCEAFAKAAKAKRIQAAETA
- a CDS encoding phage holin family protein; amino-acid sequence: MGTTRRLGSALIGLLHTRAELFKVELQEEKLRAIRFVVWVCAAVAIGAGGILVAVGGLALFLWEVAGYWGLIGLAAGAIGMAALILWIAYQRMTHGPAPFEATVAEFRKDAECLRKRE